The segment GTCTTGGCCACAATATCCAGGGAGTCCAGAATGGAGACGCCCGAGGACATCATGGTGCCCATGGTGCGGGTGAACTTGGCCACCGCCACTTTTCTGAGCAATGGTCCGAAAACCGGGGCTTTGAGGATGACGTCGTCAAACAGGGCCCGTCCCTTATCCGTGCCCAGAAAACGTTTGAAAGAAAAGATGCTTAGAACAAGGGTGACGATAATGTATACAATATTCGATGTTGTAAAGCGGCTCAAGTTAATGCACAACTGGGTTGGCGCCGGCAAGGCCTTGCCAAAGTCCGCGAACATTTTTTCAAATGTCGGGATGACGAAAACCAGGATGACGCCGACCACGATGGCGGCCACGATGATAACGATGATGGGATAGGTCAGGGCGCCCTTGACCCTGGCTTTTAGGGCGGCCGCCTTTTCCATGTAGGCTGCAAGGCGTTGCAAAATGGTGTCCAGAATACCGCCGATCTCGCCGGCCGCAACCATATTGACGAATAGATCGTCGAACTGATTGGGATATTTACGCAAGGCGTCGGCCAGGGTGGACCCTCCCTCCACCGAGCTTTTGACGTCCCTCAGGGTTTTCTTGAAGGTCTTGTTTTCCTCCTGGCTGTGGAGGATGTCCAGGCACTGAATCAGCGGAAGGCCGGCGTCAATCATGGTGGAGAACTGCCGGGCGAAAATAATGACGTCGTCCTGCGACACCTTGGGCTGGAATATCTCCACCCCTTCAAACAGGTCCTTCGGTTTTTTCTTGATTTTTGAAGGCGTGATTTGAAGACGTCTAAGATGCAACCGTACGGCATTTTCGTCCGGCGCCTCGATTTCGCCCTTTTGAGCGATGTTTTTCCTGTTTTTACCTTCCCAAAGAAAAATCGGCATGGTTTTCCTCCCATCATTGATGGAACACGAAGCAATCGGGGCGGCCCGTTACTGCTTCTATCCCTGGACAGCCCTGTAGAACATCCCGCGAGTCTGGGGTTGAAGGACGACCTTTCCCGCCTGTTCGAGGCCGGCCAGGTGTTTTCTCACCTGGGCCTCGTGCATGCCCAACGCCTGAGCCAGATCCTGGACTGTGCAAGGCCTGCGGCGGATGGTCGCCAAAATTTGCTCTTCCTTATTATATAATGCTTTGGTCTCTTTGGAGGCGGCCGCCGCTTTGGCTATGATTTCTCCGCCCAGTATTGCGCGGGCGCGCTCCAAGGTTTCGGGCGAGGACGGATGCACCCAATCCTCGGTTCCGGGGCGATCCAAGGTATTGATCTGCACCTTGTCGGGCTTTATCCTGTCAATGGCGCCCCGGATTAACTCCAGTTCCCTGTCGCCGTCATTAATGCCTTGGGCCAGAAAAACCTCCACCCATAGCTGGCCCGAGTACTCGTTGCGGAAGGCCGTCAATCCATCCACCATGGCCGGAACGGTCAGGTTGGGATGGGGCCGGTTGACCTGTTGAAATTTTTCCTGGCTTCCTGCATCGATGGAGGCGATGACAAGGTCGGTCATGGCCGCGTCTTTCCGCACGTCCTCCAAATAAAACAGGGCGCCGTTGGTCAACAGCGCCAAATTATAATCCGGGTGGTTTTGCTTGATGTAAGCCGCTATCCGCCCCAGCCCGCTATGCAGCGTGGGCTCTCCGGAGCCGGAAAAGGTGACGTAGTCCAACGCGGGGGCTTGCTCCAGGCAATGGTGGATTTCATCAAGCACTTCCTGAGTTGGAACGTATTCTTTTCGCTTGACTGTCAAGTGGGTGGTGGAGCCGCATTCGCAATAGACGCAGTCGAGCGAACAAGTTTTTGGCGGTACCAGGTCCACCCCCAGGGAAATGCCCAGGCGCCTGGAAGGGACGGGACCGAAAATATGTTTGTATTGCAACAGCCTGATCTCCAGAAAACCGGCATGCTGAAATAAATCAGCAGAAAGAATGTTGTCCCGATCCGTTTCATGAACATAACATAAGGGATTCATAATGACAAGGAAATGACCCTGGGGGAGGATTAAATCAGTTGTTTTTTTCTTTTCTTCCAACCCAAAAACCGGTATCCTCAGTCCCATACTTCGAGACAGTTTGAATAAAATCTGCGCTTCAAAGGCCTGCTTTCCCAGACGCGCCATAAAAAAAGGGTGGATTTCCCATGGCGTTTTGTACTAAGGACTGTAACAGAGTTTGACGGGAAAAATCAGGTATGCAGCTTGCGCTCTTCATCCTGCGGATAGAGGCTGCGGGAGAGTGCAACAATTTTCACATCAGGTAAAAGGAGGAACACTATGAAAAAGATCTCTGTGGTAATGGTTGTTGGCATGATCGGCCTGATGCTTATGGCTGGCTCTGCAATGGCCGCGGACACGGCAGGCAAAATCGGAATCGGCCTGGAACTGGGTTACAACCAGATTTCCGACACCAGCATTCCGGATGCTCCCGGAATTGACGGGGAGTTTGACGGCGCTTTTATTTTTGGCGCCAATGCGGATTATTTTTTCACGGATTTTTTCAGCCTGGAAATGTTCCTGGGCTACACCGCGACCGATATGGACGCCTCGGGTTTCGGAGTTTCCATTGACGTGGGTGAAGTGACCCAGGTGCCCTGGACCCTCACCGCTCGCCTGCATTACCCCAATGACTCCATTGTCAGCCCCTATATCGGCGCGGGCGTGGGCTACTACTTCAACGACTTTGACGTTTCCAGCACCATGGTAAACAATGCTGCTCCCCAGACTTATGGAATTGACCTGGAAAATAGCTTCGGCTTCCACGTCAACGGCGGCGCTGAAGTTTTTGTGGATGAAAACGTGGCCTTTGATCTGGATCTCAAATACACCTGGAACAATGCTGATTGGGATGAAAACGTGAACGGCGTCACCATTACCTCCGGCGACATTGACATGGACGCCTTCACCGCCACCGTGGGCGTGAAGTACTACTTCTAATTCCATGGTTGCAGGGACGGCCTGAAAAGGCGGTCCGCCGGCAGTCTAAAAAATCAAAAGCCCCCGGCGCCTGATATGCGGCCGCCGGGGGCTTTTTTGGTTTGTTACAGAAGATTTTCTTCGCGCAGGGCGGTGATAATCCGGGTGGTGGACGGCGCCCGGTTCATGGTGTAAATATGCAGGCCGGGAACGCCTTTTTTCAACAGGCCCCTGCATTGATCCAGGGCGAATTCCACGCCGTAGTCCAGCACGGCCTGGGCGTCGGCGCCTTCCAGTTTGTCCAGGTTGGCGGCCATGTCGTCCACAATGGTGGTCCCGCAGATTTTGGCGAGCATGCGGGTGAGCTTGACCGTGTACACCGGCATGATTCCCGGAATAATGGGAACCTGGATTCCGGCGGCCCGGCATTTGTCCACATAGGCGAAGAAGAAGTCTTCGTCATAGCAGTATTGGCAGACCACGTATTTGGCCCCGTTGTCCACCTTGCGCTTCAGGTGCTCGATGTCCTTGTCCAGGGATTCTGCGTCTATGTGGCCTTCGGGATAGCCCGCGCATCCCAGGTCGAAATCATACTTGGAGGCGATGAATTTGATGAGGTCGCAGGCGTAGGGGAAGCTGTCCGGGTGGGGCTGAAAGTCCTTTTCCCTGGGTTCGTCCCCCCGGATGGTGAAAATGGTTTCCACGCCCAATTCCCTGTAGCGGTCCAGAACCTGAGTGATGTAGTCCGGGCTTAGGCCGAAGCCCGCCAGATAAGCCACCGTGGGGATTTTCCGGCCCATGAGGTTTTTCACCGCCTGATAGGAGCCGTCCTTGGTGGAGCCTCCGGCGCCGAAGGTCATGGTCATGAAATCCGGGCTCAGGGGCTTCAACGCGTCGATGGTCTTGTCAAAGGCCTGGCCCGCCTTTTCGTCCCGGGGCGGAAAAAATTCAAAGGATATGACTGGTTTTTGAGAATCTTGATACAACTTGGAAACACGCACGGTTTTTATTCTCCTTCCTTAATATATATGGACTCCGTCTCCCGGCGGATGAAATAGCTGTATAATTAAGGAACAGGTCCTTGGTTATAAAAAAGGCATTATTTTAAAACGGCCTTTAATTCATCGGCCCGTTTTTCGTCAATGGAGCCTTTGGCCAGGGCGATATCCACGGTCTGGGCGCCCAGGGTCTGGTACAGGGCCAGCATTTGGGGCGTTTTCGCCCTGATTTCCTCCACGTGCTGGCGGACGATGCCCACGTCCCCCCGGGCGATGGGGCCGGTGAGGGCGTTGGGAATGCCCTGGACCTCAATATTTTTCAAGGTTCCCTGGATGAGCGGCATAAGCCCGACCAAAGACTCCTTGGGCTCGATGCCCGCGCCCTGGTTCAGCTCAAAGGCCAGATGCAGCAGGGCCACCAGATAGTTGGAAGCCGCCACGGCAGCCGCGTGATACAGCATTTTCGAGTTGGTGTCCACCTGGGCGCACATGGCCCCCAGGTCCTCGGCCGCTTGTCTGGCCATATCCCGGGCCGGCTCGTCTCCTTCCACCGATACCAGGATTCCCTCAAAAAGATTCACCCCCGGTTTGGCGGCCGCAAAGCTCTGGAGGGGATGCATGGAGCCGGCGTAGGCGCCGCAATCCCGGGCGGAAGCAAGGAGGTCGGAGGACAAGGCGCCGCTGCAATGGAGGACTACGGCGCCTTTTTTAAAGCCTTTTTTGGAGGAAATGTCCTGGCAAACAGGACCGATGGCGTCGTCCGTGGTGGTGATAAATACCATGTCTCCGGCAAGGGCGGCGTCCTCCACCTTGTCAAAGACCTGGCCTGCGCCCACAACGGCGGCGGTTTTCTCCGCCGAGGCCCTGGTTCTGCTGGCCAGTCCGGCCGCCGGGTAGCCCAGGCGATGCAGCAGGTCCGCCAGGCAGGTTCCCACGGTTCCGCAGCCGATGATGGAAAATGCGGGCTTTGTCATGGTTTTGCTCCTCCCTGGATAGATTATTTAAAACTGTGATCCTTGGTGGGAAAAGCCTGGCTTTTGACTTCGTCCACGTATTCGGTAATGCCTTCCCTGGCTATTTGCGCTATTTGCTTATATTTTTTGACGAATTTGGGCACATGGCCTTCGTTGATGCCCAGGGCGTCGTGGATCACCAGAACCTGGCCGTCACAGTGGACGCCCGCGCCGATGCCGATGGTGGAGATGGACAGGGTTTTGGTTATTTTTTCTGCAATTTCAAAGGGAATGCCTTCCAGAACCACGGAAAAGGCGCCCGCCTCCTGCACAATGCGGGCGTCTTCCAACAGCCTGTCTTCCTGGCGTTGGACCTTGAAGCCGCCCATCTGGTGGACGGACTGGGGGGTAAGGCCGATGTGGGCCTGGACCGGAATGCCGGCCTGGGAGATGGCTTTGATGCGGTCGGCCACGGCGGCGCCGCCTTCCAGCTTAACGGCTGCGGCGCCCGCTTCCTTAAGAAAGCGGCCGGCGTTTTTCACCGCGTCCTTCACCGAGGTCTGGTAGCTCATGAAGGGCATGTCCCCCACCACCATGGCTCTTTTGGCGGCCCGGGCCACCAGGGTGGTGTGGTAGACCATCTGATCCATGGTGACAGGCAGAGTGCTGGTCTCCCCTTGGACCACCATGCCCAGGGAGTCCCCCACAAGGATCATGTCCACGCCGCATTCGTCCACCATGCGTGCGAAAGGATAGTCGTACGCCGTCAGCATGGTGATTTTATTTCCTTCCGCTTTCATTTTCGCCAGAACGGTAACGGTGACTTTTTCGGCCATATCTCGAACCCCCTTGTTCAAGTGTGATTGCTATGTTTTTGTTGGCGTACAGGACAAATTCCTGTTTTACGGTACTTCCACTAACCGGAGTATTTTTTCTTCCTTAATTGCATTCACAATATCAGAGCACCCTGAAAAGGCGATATCCCGTGTGACCGCCGACACAGCAACGAATAACACGTCATCCCTGGCATGGACCTCGCCTATGCGATGCACGATAAAAACCTGGTTGAGGTCATATTTTTTTAGGATATTTTGGCCTATTTGTTGCATGCCTTTCTCAGGGCTTGGGAGGACAGGCTCCAACAGCACCCGGGAAAAATCCCGCACCACCTTCCCAGGCCGCTTGACCTTGCCGTGATGCATTACAATGGTTCCCGTGGAATCGTCTTCGGCTTCCCGGAACCGGTCCATGAATCCTTGAAGGTCGAACGGCTCTTCGGTGGTGAATGCTGTAACGCCCATTATTGGTAACCCCCTCCCGGGCTGCGGCCCTTGTGGTTGGTTTGGTGATTTGAGTCTATGGACATTTTACATCGGAATGGCTTTTTGTGCAATCCCGGCAAGCCCGAAACTTGCCCATTGATTTTTTTGATAAAATTTTGCTTTCCTAATGTTGACACCTATTATCACCAGATGATACCATGCTTGCAGAAAATGCCATCCGCCCGGACATTAAACCGACAATGGCGGGCACAACTTGAGTACCTTTCAAATTTACTGCGTGGATTCATAAGGAGGTTCACACATGTCAGACAAACCTAAGTATGAGGAATTAGAACAAGAACTGAATGACCTAAAGGCGCGCGTCGCCGGCGATAAATTCACCATGGCTTTTAAGGTCGCGCCTTATTCCATGGCCATCGTCCGGCTCATCGACGGGCTTATCATCGAAGCGAACGCTCGATTTTGCCAGATGACGGGATTGATGCGTGAGGAATTACTGGGACGCACAACCCTGGAATTGGGGATGTGGGACGACCCCAAGGAGCGGGAAGTTATCAGGAAGATTGTGGAGAGAGATGGCAGTATCCGCAACTTTGAGATAAAAGACCGCTTTGGCGGCAAGTTGAAACACGGCCTGTACTCTGCGGAAAAGATCATCGTCAACGGAGAATCCTGCATGGCCACCACGGTTGTGGACGTCAGCGAGTTGAGGGAAGCCCAGGAAGCCCTGGCCCAGTCCGCTCCGGCCGGCCCCGCTCCCATGACCAACCCTGAGTTGGAAGTGAAAACCAGGGAACTGGAAGAAGTCAACAAAGCGCTCCGGACCCTTTTGGATCAAACCAAAAATGACGCCAGGAACTTCGAGCAACGCATTCTGGCCAATGTGGAAGACCTCATCCTGCCTTATGTATCCCGCCTCAAGAACACCCCCTTGGACATCAACCAAAGGGTTTATTTAAATGTTGTGGAAACCAATTTGACGGACCTGATTTCGCCCTTCATGCGCATGATCGGCGAAAAGCATAACGAACTGACTCCCAGGGAAATTGAAGTGGCTAACCTGGTGCGCATGGGCACCACCAGCAAGGAAATCGCCAAGCTGCTCAACATTTCCAAACGGGCCGTGGAATTCCACCGCGACAGCCTGCGGACCAAACTGGGACTGAAAAAGAGCAAGAAAAACCTCCGGGCTTACCTTGCCTCACTGAACTAACAAAAAACTGCACTCCAGAAACAACGGCCGGCCGCCTCCACCAGAGGCGCCGGCCTTTTTTTTTTTGCCTCGACAGGTCGCTGTCCGCCCGCCGGACATTCCAGAGCGCAATTATTTCTCCGGGCCGCTCCTTTTGCGCTGGCGAGCCCAGGAAAGCAAGTTTCCTGGGCCACCCTGGCAGGCCCAAGATGCAAGGCTGTGATGTAGGTTATATTGCCGCAGTATATTTGTTTAAACCTGGGATAAATGCGCAAGTCAAAGGGGCGGTTGAGGCCCAAGGCCTATCGGGTGGCCCAGGCAGAGCAGTATCCTGCCTGGGTGCGAAGCACAATAGGCGCGGCCTAAAGTGATGCTCAAGACCTGTAACTCATAGCGTCCCGAAAACGTGTCTGAAACATGGTCTGTTATAGAACTGTCATTTGCAGGCTGAGAAAATGGCGAAAAAATGTAGGTTGAAGCTAATCCGTCACAGCAAGTCTCACCCCCAAAAAAACGAACACGGCTCCAGCCGCCCGTTCTATGCGAGCCCTGAATCGCTGGAAGGCTTTCCGAGCCCGGTCCAGGGAAAAGACCAGGGCGACCAAAGAATACCACAAGGCCGACACCGTGCAGATGGTCAGCGCGCAGAGTCCTCCCAATTCCAGGGAAGCCTGGGCCGGAACCGCCGCCGCATAGGAGCCGACAGAGGGAGTCCCCGTCAGTACCCCGTAGTGATCATTTTGCACAAAATACTCAATGCCTTCAGCCTCGAACAGGCTTTTAATCATGGCCAGTTCTAATTCGTTGGCCGGGCAGAATACTTTGATCATTTTCAAGGCCATTTTTCGTTTCTTCGTTATTCCACTATAAAGGCGATGTCCGGCAAATTGAGGGCCACGGCCTCCCATCCTTTATATGATTCCAGGCATTCCACCACCACGGGCGACGGGTCCGGCCAGATCTCCATAAAGTCCATTTCCCCCTCTTCCGCGATGGGAAAGGCCAGCTTTTCCCGTGGCGGGCAAAATTGGGCGTCGCATCCCGGCCTTTGCCCCCGGGAGTCGATTCTGTACCAGCCGATTTCCGGCAAAAACACCGCGTTCAGACCGTGCAGGGTGAATCCTTTGCCGTCGTCCCGGCGCAAACGTTGATAGCACAATCCGGCCGGAATGTCGTTAGCCCTAAGCAGGGCGGCCAGCAAATGGCTTTTGGCGAAGCACCATCCTGTCCCGTGCTCCAAAACCTCCGAAGCCTTGACGGTGGTGACCTCAGCCTTGCAGTCCCCGCTGTGCTTGATATTGTCCCGCACCCATTCAAAGCAGGCCTTGGCGATTTCCACGGGATCGGCGAAATCGCCTTTAAGAACCCGCGCCTGTTCCAGCACGGCCGGGTGATCCCAGTCTATGATGTCTGTCGCTCTCAGGTATTTTCTCATTTTGAGTGCGTTCCTGTTTTTATTATTAAATTCCGCCCAAATGGCATTTCAAAAAGACACTGGATTCCCGTTTCCGGGAGTGCGTCATGATGATTGCCAAAAAAGGCAATCATCCCGCCGCCTCCCTGCACGGGGATGACGGAGGGGGTAGGATATTGCAGGCAATCGGTCTTGGACGCTCCTTATTAGGAAACGGAGAGACTTTTACCGCCTCCGGGATTTCTTTCCGCCTTGTCAGTCTGTCATCCCCGCAAGGGCGATCCGCTTTTTCAGGATCGCCCGCAAGCGGGGACCCAGCGTCGTTTTTTTGCAACGCCATTAGGCGGCATGGCATCACCACTCAAGATCCTCCGCGCAATCCTCGATCGGCGTTTCCATTCCCTCAAGAAGGGACTCCCTCATGCCCGGGATGCTCAGGAGATATTCGGTTTCCGTTATAGCCCGCTGTTCATCCTTGGAAATGGACTCTGTTTTTTCGTCATCATTGCTCATATTTCACCTATGCAATAAAAAAGGGCGCCGGTCAACCGGGCGCCCTGGGTGTACGTATAAACGATTGTCGGCAATTAAACCATAGGCGCGCCGGCGCCTTTCCCCTTGCCCATGGCCAGGGCCTTTTCCACGTGGGGCCGGAACATCCCAACCAGGGTTTCCTCCACCCATTCGCGGTATTCAAAGGAATGGAAGTCCATGCGCATGACCTGGGCCTGGCAGGAGGTTCCCACGTACATGAACAAAAGGCTGGTAAAGCTGTATATTAGCTGGTCCGCTTCCTTTTCCGAAATCCAGGCGGGAAATTTCTCCACAAAGGATTTGCGAACCATGCCGAAGACTTCCGGGATGTAGTGGTATCCTGGGATTTCTTCAATATTGGAGGTTTGGGCAAGGTTTTGGGTGAGCACTCCCAGAGGCTCCAGGTTGGCGAAAGCCCGGCTGAGAGCCCGTCCGATGAACACTCCGGTGATTTCCAGGGGATCGACTTTTTCCAGGCCTTCGGCAAGCCAGTCCCGGGTTTCCTTGAATTCCTCAAACATTTCCCGGGCCACCTCCCCGAATAAATCGGCCTTGGTGGGAAAGTAATAGTGGATCAGGGGATGGTCGAATCCGCCCTCCCTGGCGATCATGCGAATGCTTGCCGCATGATAGGGGTGCTTGGAAAAAACCGTGCGGGCGGCCTTAAGAATTTTTTCCCTCGCAACTTCGCCTTTTGCCGCGGCCTTGCGCTTTTTGGGCGAAAGTCCTTTGGCTGCGGAAGGCGGTTTCCCTTTCGCTCCGCCGCCTTTCTTTTTAAAGGAGCCTTTCATGCCGGGGGCTGCGGCGTTATGTTCAGTTTTTTCATCCATAGGGGTTTTCTAGTAAGTTTAGACGGTTATGTCAATTGAAACCTTTACCGATTGTTCAGGGGATAGTGACGCGCCGCGTTAATTAACCCCCTTGGATCGCCCATCCATTTTTCCGCCTTACAGAGCCTAATGCAATGCCCAAGCCCGATGAGGCACAAAAGGACGCACAAGTTTGTCCCCGGCGGGTGCGTCAAAACTTTTTTAATCCAACCACGGTCTGTTTGATGAAAAAACTATTATTTTTGCGAAAAAACGCCTGATAAACCTGTCAATGGCCGGTTTTGAAAAAACGACGTCCAGGCTATGGCGGCGTCGCTCCTTAAGAAAGGAAAGGTTTGGCGTGCAGTCGCGGCAGGCAATGCCAGGCGCTCGTTGAAAGGGCGCCTTGGCATGGGCTGAATGGGATGACAAGGGATTATTCTTCGATTTTATCTTTTTCTTCCTTATCGTTTTTTTCGTCGATCTCTTTTTTGGACGTGGCGTTCTTGAAATTGCGGATGCCTTTGCCCAGACCGGCGCCGATTTCGGGGATTTTCTTTCCTCCGAACAGAATAATCACAATGCCCAGTACGATTAAAAGTTCTGTGGAGCCGATTCCACCCATCATGACGACCTCCTTGGAACAGCGATTCGGTTTTTGTCTGTTCCTGAAAAGCGGCGAAATTAATCCGGGCGGCGCCCTTGGCGGCGCCCCTGAGAGTCATCTTAATACCACCGGGTTGATAGGGTGTCAATTATTTAGGGCGTTTCTTTGCTTAACGGGACTTGACACCGGGGCCTCCCTGGCATAAAAAATATGGTTCTTTGAACGAGTATTGGCTAAACCGCGAAGGCGCGGCGGTTCAAAACCCTTCATCCAAGATATCTTGAGCGATATCTTAAGCATACATTAAAAGGTCCCGGAGGATGTGATGGACTACAAAAAAACCCTGAATTTGCCTAAGACCTCTTTTCCCATGAAGGCCAACCTTTCCCAGAAAGAGCCCGTCATGCTGGAAAACTGGGATAAGGCCGACATGTACAACTCCCTACGCAAAGAAGCTGAGGGACGTACGCGCTTTATATTGCACGACGGCCCTCCATACGCCAACGGCAATATTCACATCGGGACCGCCCTGAACAAGATTTTGAAGGACATTATCATCCGTTCCCGGAATATGGCCGGATTCGACGCCATTTACGTGCCCGGCTGGGACTGCCACGGCCTGCCCATCGAGCATAACGTGGACAAGGAGCTTGGCAAGAAAAAAGCGGACATGACTCAGGTCCAGATCCGCCAGGAATGCCGCAAATACGCGGAGCGGTTTATTGACATCCAACGCGGCGAGTTCAAACGTCTGGGCGTTTGGGGCGAGTGGAACAACCCCTACCTGACCATGAACTACAAGTACGAAGCGGACATCATGCGCGAATGCGGCAAGTTCGCCGATAACGGCGCCTTGTTCCGCGGCAAAAAGCCCGTGTACTGGTGCAATCGTTGCCAGACCGCCCTGGCCGAGGCCGAGGTGGAGTACGAGGACGAAAAAAGCCCGTCCATCTTCGTGAAGTTTGCGGCGGACGACGATTTCGCCCAGGCGATTCCCGAACTGGCCGGCAAAAAGGTTTTTGTGGTCATCTGGACCACCACGCCCTGGACCCTGCCCGGCAACCTGGCCATCTGCCTGCACCCGGATTTTGAATACTCCGCCGTGGAAGTGAACGGAGACGAAGTCCTGATCCTGGCAAGCGACCTGGTGGAATCCAATATGAAGGATTTCGGCATTGAGGATTACAAGGTTTTGGCGACCTTCGCCTCTTCGGTCCTGGAAAGGAAAACATGCCGCCATCCCTTTTACGACCGCGAATCCCTCATGGTCCTGGGAAATCATGTGACCCTGGAAGCGGGCACCGGGTGCGTGCACACCGCCCCCGGCCACGGCCGCGAGGACTATGAAGTCGGCCTGGCCTACGGCCTGGAACCGTACTCCCCGGTCAACGACAAGGGCTGTTTTGAAGACGACGTGGAGTTTTTCGCCGGCCAGTTCGTGTTCAAGGCCAACGAGAACGTTATCGCCAAGCTGGAGGAGAACAACGCGCTCATCCTTTCCAAAGGATTGGAGCATTCCTATCCCCATTGCTGGCGGTGCAAGCAGTCGGTCATCTTCCGGGCCACGCCCCAATGGTTTATCTCCATGGATAAGACCGGCCTGAGAAAAGCGGCGCTTACGGAGATCGACCAGGTCAAGTGGGTTCCCCACTGGGGCCGCGACCGGATTTACGGCATGATCGAAAACCGCCCGGACTGGTGCGTGTCGCGCCAGCGCTCCTGGGGCGTGCCCATCGTGGCTTTTTACTGCGCGGACTGCGGCGAGTTGCTGGTCAATATGGATGTCGTGGAAGGCGTGGCCAAGAAAACGGAAGAGCAGGGCGCGGACGTATGGTTTGCGGAATCCGCCGCGGATCTGCTGCCCGAAGGAACCAAGTGCGCCAAGTGCGGAAGCTCCTCCTTTGAAAAGGAAACCGACATCCTGGACGTGTGGTTCGACTCCGGCGTCAGCCACGCAGCGGTCCTGGAAGCCCGCGACTATCTGCGCTGGCCTGCGGACATGTACCTGGAAGGCAGCGATCAGCATCGCGGCTGGTTCCACAGTTCCCTGTTGTCCGCCGTGGGCACCCGGGGCAAGGCGCCTTACAAGGCGGTT is part of the Desulfatibacillum aliphaticivorans DSM 15576 genome and harbors:
- a CDS encoding type II secretion system F family protein; translation: MPIFLWEGKNRKNIAQKGEIEAPDENAVRLHLRRLQITPSKIKKKPKDLFEGVEIFQPKVSQDDVIIFARQFSTMIDAGLPLIQCLDILHSQEENKTFKKTLRDVKSSVEGGSTLADALRKYPNQFDDLFVNMVAAGEIGGILDTILQRLAAYMEKAAALKARVKGALTYPIIVIIVAAIVVGVILVFVIPTFEKMFADFGKALPAPTQLCINLSRFTTSNIVYIIVTLVLSIFSFKRFLGTDKGRALFDDVILKAPVFGPLLRKVAVAKFTRTMGTMMSSGVSILDSLDIVAKTSGNKTVEKAIFSVRAGITEGRTMADPLAETGVFPSMVVQMISVGEQTGALDTMLEKIADFYDNEVDQAVDNLTSMIEPFMMAFLGVVVGGLVISMYLPVFQMAGAVAS
- a CDS encoding radical SAM protein, producing the protein MQYKHIFGPVPSRRLGISLGVDLVPPKTCSLDCVYCECGSTTHLTVKRKEYVPTQEVLDEIHHCLEQAPALDYVTFSGSGEPTLHSGLGRIAAYIKQNHPDYNLALLTNGALFYLEDVRKDAAMTDLVIASIDAGSQEKFQQVNRPHPNLTVPAMVDGLTAFRNEYSGQLWVEVFLAQGINDGDRELELIRGAIDRIKPDKVQINTLDRPGTEDWVHPSSPETLERARAILGGEIIAKAAAASKETKALYNKEEQILATIRRRPCTVQDLAQALGMHEAQVRKHLAGLEQAGKVVLQPQTRGMFYRAVQG
- a CDS encoding OmpW/AlkL family protein, translating into MKKISVVMVVGMIGLMLMAGSAMAADTAGKIGIGLELGYNQISDTSIPDAPGIDGEFDGAFIFGANADYFFTDFFSLEMFLGYTATDMDASGFGVSIDVGEVTQVPWTLTARLHYPNDSIVSPYIGAGVGYYFNDFDVSSTMVNNAAPQTYGIDLENSFGFHVNGGAEVFVDENVAFDLDLKYTWNNADWDENVNGVTITSGDIDMDAFTATVGVKYYF
- a CDS encoding methylenetetrahydrofolate reductase, producing the protein MRVSKLYQDSQKPVISFEFFPPRDEKAGQAFDKTIDALKPLSPDFMTMTFGAGGSTKDGSYQAVKNLMGRKIPTVAYLAGFGLSPDYITQVLDRYRELGVETIFTIRGDEPREKDFQPHPDSFPYACDLIKFIASKYDFDLGCAGYPEGHIDAESLDKDIEHLKRKVDNGAKYVVCQYCYDEDFFFAYVDKCRAAGIQVPIIPGIMPVYTVKLTRMLAKICGTTIVDDMAANLDKLEGADAQAVLDYGVEFALDQCRGLLKKGVPGLHIYTMNRAPSTTRIITALREENLL
- a CDS encoding Rossmann-like and DUF2520 domain-containing protein, whose translation is MTKPAFSIIGCGTVGTCLADLLHRLGYPAAGLASRTRASAEKTAAVVGAGQVFDKVEDAALAGDMVFITTTDDAIGPVCQDISSKKGFKKGAVVLHCSGALSSDLLASARDCGAYAGSMHPLQSFAAAKPGVNLFEGILVSVEGDEPARDMARQAAEDLGAMCAQVDTNSKMLYHAAAVAASNYLVALLHLAFELNQGAGIEPKESLVGLMPLIQGTLKNIEVQGIPNALTGPIARGDVGIVRQHVEEIRAKTPQMLALYQTLGAQTVDIALAKGSIDEKRADELKAVLK
- the panB gene encoding 3-methyl-2-oxobutanoate hydroxymethyltransferase codes for the protein MAEKVTVTVLAKMKAEGNKITMLTAYDYPFARMVDECGVDMILVGDSLGMVVQGETSTLPVTMDQMVYHTTLVARAAKRAMVVGDMPFMSYQTSVKDAVKNAGRFLKEAGAAAVKLEGGAAVADRIKAISQAGIPVQAHIGLTPQSVHQMGGFKVQRQEDRLLEDARIVQEAGAFSVVLEGIPFEIAEKITKTLSISTIGIGAGVHCDGQVLVIHDALGINEGHVPKFVKKYKQIAQIAREGITEYVDEVKSQAFPTKDHSFK
- a CDS encoding molybdenum cofactor biosynthesis protein MoaE, encoding MGVTAFTTEEPFDLQGFMDRFREAEDDSTGTIVMHHGKVKRPGKVVRDFSRVLLEPVLPSPEKGMQQIGQNILKKYDLNQVFIVHRIGEVHARDDVLFVAVSAVTRDIAFSGCSDIVNAIKEEKILRLVEVP
- a CDS encoding LuxR C-terminal-related transcriptional regulator — translated: MSDKPKYEELEQELNDLKARVAGDKFTMAFKVAPYSMAIVRLIDGLIIEANARFCQMTGLMREELLGRTTLELGMWDDPKEREVIRKIVERDGSIRNFEIKDRFGGKLKHGLYSAEKIIVNGESCMATTVVDVSELREAQEALAQSAPAGPAPMTNPELEVKTRELEEVNKALRTLLDQTKNDARNFEQRILANVEDLILPYVSRLKNTPLDINQRVYLNVVETNLTDLISPFMRMIGEKHNELTPREIEVANLVRMGTTSKEIAKLLNISKRAVEFHRDSLRTKLGLKKSKKNLRAYLASLN
- a CDS encoding LysE family transporter; this translates as MALKMIKVFCPANELELAMIKSLFEAEGIEYFVQNDHYGVLTGTPSVGSYAAAVPAQASLELGGLCALTICTVSALWYSLVALVFSLDRARKAFQRFRARIERAAGAVFVFLGVRLAVTD
- a CDS encoding transglutaminase-like domain-containing protein — its product is MRKYLRATDIIDWDHPAVLEQARVLKGDFADPVEIAKACFEWVRDNIKHSGDCKAEVTTVKASEVLEHGTGWCFAKSHLLAALLRANDIPAGLCYQRLRRDDGKGFTLHGLNAVFLPEIGWYRIDSRGQRPGCDAQFCPPREKLAFPIAEEGEMDFMEIWPDPSPVVVECLESYKGWEAVALNLPDIAFIVE